TGAAGGAGTCGATGGACGACGCCGCTGCCGCGTACGAAAAGGCCACCGGCACGCCGGTGCGCGTGTCGTATGCCGCAAGCTCTGCGCTGGCGCGCCAGATCGAGCAAGGCGCCCCGGCCGATGTGTTCTTTTCGGCCGATCTGGAATGGATGGACTATCTGCAGCAGCGCAACCTGGTGGAGCCGGCACACCGCCAGCAGCTGCTCGGCAACACCCTGGTGCTGATCGCGCCAGCGGCCAGCAAGGTGCAGGTGGATCCGCGTACACCGGGCAGCATCGCCAAGGTCTTGGGCGAGAGCGGCCGCCTGGCGGTTGGCCAGACCAATAGCGTGCCGGCCGGCAAATACGCCGCGGCGGCGCTGCGCAAGCTTGGCCAGTGGGACAGCGTGCAGGCACGCCTGGCCGAGTCGGAGAGCGTGCGTGCAGCGCTGATGCTGGTATCGCGTGGCGAGGCGCCGCTGGGCATCGTGTATGGCTCGGATGCACGCGCCGACGCCAAGGTGCGCGTCGTGGCCACCTTCCCCGCCGACAGTCATGCGCCCATCGTCTATCCGGTCGCCGCCTTGAAGAACAGCCGCAACCCCGCCGCCACCGCCTTCGTCACATGGCTGCGCAGCGCGCCGGCCAAGGCGATCTTCACCCGTCGTGGCTTCTCGCTGCAGGATTGAGGCGCAGCGCTTGTCGATGTTCACCCCGCAGGAGCTGATCGCCATCGGCCTGAGCCTGAAGGTTGCACTGGTGGCGGCAGTGGCCAGCCTGCCGCTGGGCATCGCCTGCGGCTGGCTGCTGGCGCGCCGGCGCTTCCCGGGCAAGGCGCTGCTGGATGCGGTGGTGCATCTGCCCCTGGTGATGCCGCCGGTGGTGACCGGCTATGCGTTGCTGGTGACCCTGGGCACCCAGGGGGTGATCGGCAGCTGGCTGCTGGAGCACCTCGGCGTGCAGTTTGCCTTCCGCTGGACCGGCGCGGCATTGGCCTGTGCGGTAATGGGATTCCCGCTGATGGTGCGTGCGATCCGGCTGTCGATCGAAGCCACCGACCGCCGCCTGGAAGCGGCGGCCGCCACGCTCGGTGCCGGACCGTGGCGGGGGTTCTTCAGCATCACCCTGCCCCTGGCCTGGCCTGGCCTGGTGGCCGGCATGGTGCTGGCGTTCGCCAAGGCACTGGGCGAGTTCGGCGCCACCATCACCTTCGTGTCGAATATCCCGGGCGAAACCCAGACCTTGTCGTCGGCCATTTACGGCCTGATGCAGGTGCCGGGAATGGAATCGGGCGTATGGCGACTGGCGGCGGTGGCACTGGCAATCTCGCTGGTGGCATTGCTGCTTTCCGAATGGCTGGTGCGCCGGCAACATCCGCGCGAGGACGGCTGATGCTGGATCTGGACCTGCATCTGCGCCGTGGCAATTTCCAGCGACACCTCTGCATCCAGGACGCGGCACGCGTCGTGGCACTGGTGGGGCCGTCCGGCGCGGGCAAAACCACGGTGCTCAATGCCATCGCCGGCCTGGTCCAGCCGGATGCAGGCCATATCCGCATCGATGGGCGCTGCCTGTACGACCACCAGCAGCGTGTGGACCTGCCCACGCACAAGCGCCGGATCGGCTACGTTTTCCAGGATGCGCGGCTGTTCCCGCATCTGGATGTGCGGCACAACCTGCGCTATGGCCGGCATGCGCGCGGTGCGGCGACATTCGGCTTTCACGATGTGGTGGCCTTGCTCGGCATCGCACCGCTGTTGCAGCGCCGGCCGCGCAATCTATCCGGCGGCGAGGCGCAGCGGGTGGCGATCGGCCGCGCGCTGCTGTCGCAGCCGGCCATCCTGTTGTTCGATGAGCCGCTGTCGGCGCTGGATCAGGCGCGCCGCGAAGAATTGATCCCGTACCTGCAGCGCGTGCGCGATGAAATCCGTCTGCCGATGCTCTACGTCAGCCATAACCCGGACGAAGTACAGCGCATTGCCGATAGCGTGCATGTGTTGAGCTGATGGAAGCACCGGCGCAAGCGGCCGCACAGCTGGCATTTGCGGATCGGTCGACGCGAAACGGATCGGTCATTCCACTTTCCCCATGTCTGCCGTCGCGTTCTGCGCTTGGTGTACGGCGCGCGCTGCACGCTCGTTGCGTCATCCAGGCACACCACCTCGGTGGACGCACCATGCCCGGCACGGCGCGCGATCCCGCCCTAGCCAGACATCGGACCAGGCACGCTGAGACCGGCATCCGCATGCCTCACTCAGCGTGCCGCCTGATCGGAGCGCACACTCGCCTTGCCTTGCCGCACCTCGAAGGTGAAGGCAAACGGCAAGGTCACCGGCACAGGCTCCACATGCGCGGCGCCGGTGCAGTCGTCCAGGTTTGCCGGAGGTATTGCGCCGGGCGCGTAGGTGCACATCGCTGCCGGCACGAACTGCCATTGCATGACCGCGGCGCGCACGGCCTGCAGCAGATCGGCATGCTCGGGCAGCAGCCCGGCGCCGCACTCATCGCGATCGGACAAGGGGTCCACGCGCTGCACCGCGCCGTCGGCCGTGAGGATCACCTGCACGCAGACCGTGGTCGGCGCCAGGGTCTGCCGCGGCGACTCCGGCGGCAGTGCCGGTGCATCGCTGCGCACGGCGCGTGGCATGCGAAAGCGTTGTGTGGACGACAGCGTATAGGCCTGTATCGCGGCCGCGCCACCAGCACCCGGCTGCAGCGGCAACATGCGTTGATCGACCGAACCCTCGCGTCGACTGCGCTCCTGCTCCATCACTGGCCGGGTCGCGCAGCCGCTCAGGACTAGCGCCAGGACACCGCCTGCATAGACCAACATGCGCCGCATCACCGCATCTCCTGCGCAGTGCACCCCGGCGCCGGACATCCGGTCCTGTGCTCAAGCTGCGCAGGATCATTCGGACCGTCGGTAGCCCGGGCAATGCCGGAAGCGTCTTCCAGCGGATCCGGTTCGAAGCGCACCGGTACGCGTATCGTCGAGGTCACCGCGCTGCCATCGACGGAGGCAGGCCTGAAGCGCCAGCCGCGTGCGGCCTCGAGTACGGATTGATCGAATACCCCGGCCGGCTGGCTCTGCACAATGGCGATGCGTTCGGGTGCCCCACTCGGGCTCACCTGGATCTGCAGCTCCACCAGGCCGGCAAGACGCCCAGCGACTGCCGCAGCCGGATACCTGGGCGGCTGCATCGTGCTGAAATCCACCGGGTTGCCGGCAACCGGCATGGCGTGCAGACGCGCCGGCCGGATCACCCAACAGGCGAGGCTGGCGATGGCCGCCAGCAGCATGACCACACGCGCGTTCCTGCGCGCGTGCTGCACGGCGATTGCGGGCATCCGCAACGCGGTGAGCCGCTGGGTCACCGGATGCGTCGCTGCCCAATGGCAGGCCAGTGGCGTCCAGGCGCTGCCAAGCTGGCATTTGAGCATGGCCGTGGCATAGCTGCGGCGCTTGCCGGGATGCAGTGCCATCACCGCGGCATCGCAGGCCAGTTCCTGATCCAGACGAAACGCGCGCGTCCCCAGGTACAGCAGCGGATTGAACCACCCGAGGCATAGCAGCGCGATCGCCAAGGCATTGGCCCACAGATCGCCGCGATGCAGATGCTGCTGTTCGTGCGCCAGGATCAACGTGCGCTCGTCGGCGCCATAGCGGGTGGTGAAGTCCGGTGGCAGCACGATGCGTGGACGCCGAACACCCAACGACGCCGGCAGACCCACATCATGCGTTGCGACCCACAGCGTGTTGCCCAGTGCACGCAGCGGCCCGAGGCTGCGCACGAAACGCCGTTGGCTGCGCCACACCTGAAGGGCCGTCAGCAATACGCCAGCCGACCACGCAACACCCAATGCTTCATGCCAGTTGCTGCGACTGCTGACGCTGCCCGGTGCAAACGGCAGCGTCACCAATGCCGATCCGGGCAGCGGCACCATATCGATGGGCGGGCCAGGCAGCAGTGCAGCCAGCAAGGCAAGCGGCACGCTGGCCCAGATCGCATAAGCAGCCGACGGGCCCAACCAAAGACGCAAGCGTCCCCGCAGCAGCAGGCAGGCCAGCACCGCGGCGCTGGTGTAGAGCGTGGTCCGTAGCACCATGGCATCAGGGCTCATCATCCAGCTCCTCGAGCAGGCGCTTCAGGTCGGCCACATCCGATGCACTGAGTTGCCCGCGCTCACTGAAGTGGGCCACCAGTGGTGCAACCCGGCCACCGAACAGGCGTTGCAGCAGGCCCTCGCTCTGTTGCTGCACCCACTGGTCGCACTGCAGCACCGGCGTGTACAGGTATTTGCGCCCGTCCTCCCGGGCGGCGATCGCGCCTTTGGTGAGCAGGCGATTGAGCAGGGTCTTGATGGTGGGCTCGGCCCAGTCGGTCTGCGACAGCGCTGCCACCACCTCCTCGGCCGTGCGCGGCGCGACGTCCCAGAGTACCTGCATCACCACGGCTTCGGCGTCGCTGATCGGCATCCGTTTACACCCGTAATTTTTCACGATTACGCTCGTAAATGCAGTCAGTCTCAAGTCTCCCGGTTGATTCCCGGCTGCTGCGGCGCTGGTGCGAGGCCTTGGGCCTACTCCCTCGCGACCAACGCTCGGCTACCCTGCACGGATGACCGACCACCTCACCGACCTGGACTCTGCGCTGGACTGGATCGTGCAGCGTGTCGATGGCCCACTGCGCGTTGGCGCGCCACTGGGCATCGGCAAGCCGCACCGGCTGTTAAACGCGTTGTATGCGCGCATCAAGGACGCACCATCGCGGCCGTTGGCAATCTACACCGCGCTCTCGCTCAATCCACCCGGCCCGGGCGCGGGACTGCAGGCACGCTTTGCGGCGCCCTTCATCGCGCGCCACTTCGGCGAGGACTTCCCGCGACTTGCGTATGTCGATGCCATGCTACGCGACGTCCTGCCTGCGCATATCCAGGTGGAAGAGTTCTACATGCAATCCGGCGGCCTGTTGCAGTCGACGCAGGCGCAGGCCGATTACACCAGCCTGAACTACACGCACGCGGCGGCGGCAGTGGCGCAGCGGGCGCCGAATCTGATCGTGCAGAA
The window above is part of the Xanthomonas cassavae CFBP 4642 genome. Proteins encoded here:
- the modA gene encoding molybdate ABC transporter substrate-binding protein, whose protein sequence is MRMIGFWQRALCVLMLALPVLACAQIAPVTVFAAASLKESMDDAAAAYEKATGTPVRVSYAASSALARQIEQGAPADVFFSADLEWMDYLQQRNLVEPAHRQQLLGNTLVLIAPAASKVQVDPRTPGSIAKVLGESGRLAVGQTNSVPAGKYAAAALRKLGQWDSVQARLAESESVRAALMLVSRGEAPLGIVYGSDARADAKVRVVATFPADSHAPIVYPVAALKNSRNPAATAFVTWLRSAPAKAIFTRRGFSLQD
- the modB gene encoding molybdate ABC transporter permease subunit translates to MFTPQELIAIGLSLKVALVAAVASLPLGIACGWLLARRRFPGKALLDAVVHLPLVMPPVVTGYALLVTLGTQGVIGSWLLEHLGVQFAFRWTGAALACAVMGFPLMVRAIRLSIEATDRRLEAAAATLGAGPWRGFFSITLPLAWPGLVAGMVLAFAKALGEFGATITFVSNIPGETQTLSSAIYGLMQVPGMESGVWRLAAVALAISLVALLLSEWLVRRQHPREDG
- the modC gene encoding molybdenum ABC transporter ATP-binding protein is translated as MLDLDLHLRRGNFQRHLCIQDAARVVALVGPSGAGKTTVLNAIAGLVQPDAGHIRIDGRCLYDHQQRVDLPTHKRRIGYVFQDARLFPHLDVRHNLRYGRHARGAATFGFHDVVALLGIAPLLQRRPRNLSGGEAQRVAIGRALLSQPAILLFDEPLSALDQARREELIPYLQRVRDEIRLPMLYVSHNPDEVQRIADSVHVLS
- a CDS encoding TonB family protein; this encodes MSPDAMVLRTTLYTSAAVLACLLLRGRLRLWLGPSAAYAIWASVPLALLAALLPGPPIDMVPLPGSALVTLPFAPGSVSSRSNWHEALGVAWSAGVLLTALQVWRSQRRFVRSLGPLRALGNTLWVATHDVGLPASLGVRRPRIVLPPDFTTRYGADERTLILAHEQQHLHRGDLWANALAIALLCLGWFNPLLYLGTRAFRLDQELACDAAVMALHPGKRRSYATAMLKCQLGSAWTPLACHWAATHPVTQRLTALRMPAIAVQHARRNARVVMLLAAIASLACWVIRPARLHAMPVAGNPVDFSTMQPPRYPAAAVAGRLAGLVELQIQVSPSGAPERIAIVQSQPAGVFDQSVLEAARGWRFRPASVDGSAVTSTIRVPVRFEPDPLEDASGIARATDGPNDPAQLEHRTGCPAPGCTAQEMR
- a CDS encoding BlaI/MecI/CopY family transcriptional regulator, which translates into the protein MPISDAEAVVMQVLWDVAPRTAEEVVAALSQTDWAEPTIKTLLNRLLTKGAIAAREDGRKYLYTPVLQCDQWVQQQSEGLLQRLFGGRVAPLVAHFSERGQLSASDVADLKRLLEELDDEP